From the Candidatus Caldatribacterium sp. genome, the window CGCACTCCCCCGCTGGGCTCAAGAAACGCTCAGGAAGCACCGGAACGACCCCCGACCGTACACGTACACCCTGGAGGAACTCGAGAACGCAAGAACCCACGATCCCCTCTGGAATGCGGCACAAAAGGAACTCCTCCTCTCAGGCACAATCCACGGCTACGTCCGCATGTACTGGGGGAAGAAAATCCTTGAGTGGAGTAAGGACCCTGAAGAGGCTTTCGTCGCCGCCTGCTACCTCAACAACAAGTACGCCCTTGATGGCCGCGACCCGAACAGTTTCGCCGGCATCGCCTGGTGCTTCGGCAAGCACGACCGACCCTTCCGGGAGCGCCCGGTGTACGGAAAGGTCCGTCCGATGACCAGGGGAGCTCCGTCTTCTGCCTCGAAAAAGGCGTACATTGAGCGGGTGGAGAAGCTCGCAAACCTTCTTGGAGGTGAAAAGAGTGCGCTACCGTAAATTTGGACCCCTCGACTTTGAGGTCTCTGTTCTTGGTTTCGGAGCCATGCGCCTTCCTCTCCGCAACCCTGCTGATGAGAGTGCCGTGGATGTCGAGAGAGCCATTGCCATGATTCGCTACGCTATCGACCAGGGAGTCAACTACATCGACACCGCCTATCCTTACCACAGAGGGGTAAGCGAGGTCGTTGTGGGCTTGGCGCTACAGGATGGGTATCGGGAGAGGGTAAAAGTAGCGACCAAGCTCCCCATCTGGCTCATTACCGATGCGAAGGACCCGGAAAAGTACCTGAGAGAGCAGCTCAGTCGCCTCAAGACCGACCACATCGACTTCTACCTCCTCCATGCCCTTGACCGAAACCGCTGGGAAACTGTTCTGAAGTTCCGAGTCCTTGAGTGGGCCGAGAAAGCAAGAGAAAAAGGAGACATAGGGTACCTTGGGTTCTCCTTTCATGATGACCTTCCTACCTTCCAGCGTATCGTCGATGCGTACCCCTGGACCCTCTGTCAGATCCAGTACAACTACCTTGATGTGGACTTCCAGGCGGGCCGAGAGGGTCTCCGCTACGCTGCCGCAAAGGGCCTTGCCGTGGTCATCATGGAACCCCTCAAAGGGGGACAGCTCGCCCGTCTTCCCGAAAAAGCACGGATGCTTCTTGCTTCCCTGAACCCCGAAAGAACACCTGCCGCCTGGGCATTCCTCTGGCTCTGGAACCAGAAAGAAGTCACCACCGTCCTAAGTGGCATGAGCACCATGGAGGAACTCGAGGAAAACCTCAGGACTGCCTCCTTAGCCCACGAAGGATGCCTCCGCGAAGAAGAGCTCAGAGCACTCGAGGAGGTCCGCGCCCTTCTCAAGGGCACCGCTCCAATTCCCTGCACAACCTGCCACTACTGCCTTCCCTGTCCCCAAGGTGTTGCCATTCCCACGCTCTTTGGTCTCTACAACCAGGTATTCCAGTTCGGGGACCATGAGGGAGCCAAAAGAACGTACTTTGGTTTCCTGAAGGAATCAGAGCGTCCAGGAAACTGCACAGAGTGTGGCCTTTGCGAAGAGAGGTGCCCGCAGCACATTCCAATCCGGGAATGGTTGCAAAGGGTTAAAGGGTTTTTCGAGAATGGGAGAGAAAACTCTTAGGGAATTTCTTCCCAATCCGCAACGTACACGTAGTAGTTAGGGATGAAACCAAAGTACTCCCGTCGGTAGACAAGGTAAATTGTCGCCTTGTAGTGCCGGGAGGGAGCAAAGACCGAGAGATCCCCACCTCGTACTCCAGCAACGTGGTAGAAGGGCCCGGATCGGGTCATTCCAGCAACTTCAAGAATATCTCCAAGCGCACGGGGTGGGGCAAGAATTTCAACCTCCCGTATCTCTGGAGGCATGAGAACTCCAAAGGTCCCAAGGTGCACCACCTCTTCCTCTCCAGAAAGGCGGTATTCTGCAGGATGCATTTTCTGGAAACGTTCAAGCTCTTCTTTGAGAAAGGCAATCTTTTCCTCCCTGTCCTTGTGCTCACTCTCGGTATACCGCTTGATTTCCGACGCAATGGCAAAGATTGTGGCTTTGATGAGATCACGACGTAACCCAAATTCCTCGAGATTGCCAAAGGGCATCACGGGATTCCTCACCGAAAGGTGAGAGTACGCCTCAAGATGGAGATCTTCCACAAGGTCGAAGACGAACTCTTCTCCTTCAGGGAGGACCTCCGAACAGGGATCGGGAACTTTGCGGAAAAAGGTCACAACGTAGTGAGAGGTTTCCCCTGTTGGGGAAATCTCAGCGACAATATCATCTTTCGTGGTACATCCTCCCGAAGGAATTCGGATGCGAATCGTTCCTTCCTTTACCGAGAGACTGGAGAGCACGAGGATTCCGGTTTCCTGAGGGGTATACGCATACTGCTCCGCGAAAGCCCAAAACCCTCCAAATCCCATACAGAGAATGGCTATCAGGAAACAATACCACCAGAAGGACAATGTCATCGCCTCCCTTTCCTCATTCTACATCACTAATACAAAATTTTTACCTCCCCTTTACACTCTTCCTCACCGAAAAAGTTCTTAGTGTTCTCTCTGAGAAAAAGGCGCTGGAGTCATCA encodes:
- a CDS encoding aldo/keto reductase, with amino-acid sequence MRYRKFGPLDFEVSVLGFGAMRLPLRNPADESAVDVERAIAMIRYAIDQGVNYIDTAYPYHRGVSEVVVGLALQDGYRERVKVATKLPIWLITDAKDPEKYLREQLSRLKTDHIDFYLLHALDRNRWETVLKFRVLEWAEKAREKGDIGYLGFSFHDDLPTFQRIVDAYPWTLCQIQYNYLDVDFQAGREGLRYAAAKGLAVVIMEPLKGGQLARLPEKARMLLASLNPERTPAAWAFLWLWNQKEVTTVLSGMSTMEELEENLRTASLAHEGCLREEELRALEEVRALLKGTAPIPCTTCHYCLPCPQGVAIPTLFGLYNQVFQFGDHEGAKRTYFGFLKESERPGNCTECGLCEERCPQHIPIREWLQRVKGFFENGRENS